A portion of the Vulpes vulpes isolate BD-2025 chromosome 5, VulVul3, whole genome shotgun sequence genome contains these proteins:
- the ROM1 gene encoding rod outer segment membrane protein 1: MAPVLPLVLPLQPRIRLAQGLWLLSWLLALAGGLTLLCSGHLLVQLWHLSTFLAPSCPFAILPQVALAAGTVALGTGLVGAGASRASLDAAQYRPWRKVLSPLLVAGTAAGGGLLVFALGLTLALPGSLDTGLEEGLGTALAHYKDTEVPGHCHAKRLLDELQLRHHCCGRHGYKDWFGVQWVSSRYLDPSDQDVVDRIQSNVEGLYLIDGVPFSCCNPHSPRPCLQSRLSDPHAHPLFDPRQPSLNLWTQGCHAALLGHLQSLASTLGSTLTVTFMLQILVLLGLRYLQTALEGLGGVIDGEGEAQGYLFPSGLKDMLKTAWLQGGVAHRPAPEEAPAEEEPPKEGLPEA; this comes from the exons ATGGCGCCGGTGTTGCCCTTGGTGCTGCCCCTGCAGCCCCGCATCCGTCTGGCACAGGGGCTCTGGCTCCTCTCCTGGCTGCTGGCGTTGGCGGGTGGCCTCACCCTTCTCTGTAGCGGGCACCTTCTGGTTCAGCTGTGGCACCTCAGCACCTTCTTGGCTCCCTCCTGCCCATTTGCCATCCTGCCCCAGGTTGCCCTGGCAGCCGGCACAGTGGCTCTGGGGACAGGCCTGGTGGGTGCAGGAGCCAGCAGGGCCAGTCTGGATGCAGCTCAATACCGTCCGTGGAGAAAGGTCCTCAGCCCACTGCTGGTGGCCGGCACAGCTGCAGGCGGAGGTCTTCTGGTCTTCGCCCTGGGGCTGACCCTGGCTTTACCTGGGAGTCTGGACACTGGGCTGGAGGAGGGCCTGGGGACTGCCTTGGCTCACTATAAAGACACAGAGGTGCCCGGACACTGTCATGCCAAACGGCTGTTGGATGAGCTCCAGCTGAGGCACCACTGCTGTGGGCGGCACGGATATAAGGATTGGTTTGGGGTCCAGTGGGTCAGCAGCCGTTACTTGGATCCCAGTGACCAGGACGTGGTTGA TCGGATCCAGAGCAACGTGGAAGGCCTATATCTGATCGATGGTGTCCCTTTTTCCTGCTGCAACCCCCACTCGCCCAGACCTTGCCTGCAAAGCCGGCTCTCAGACCCCCACGCACACCCTCTCTTTGATCCCCGTCAGCCCAGCCTAAACCTCTGGACACAAGGATGCCACGCAGCACTGCTGGGGCACCTGCAGAGCTTGGCGAGCACACTGGGCAGCACGCTGACTGTCACCTTCATGTTGCAG ATTCTGGTGCTCCTGGGCCTGCGGTACCTCCAGACGGCACTGGAGGGGCTTGGAGGAGTCAtcgatggggagggagaggcccaGGGCTATCTCTTTCCCAGTGGGCTGAAAGACATGCTGAAAACAGCATGGCTACAGGGGGGGGTTGCTCACAGGCCAGCACCTGAGGAGGCCCCAGCAGAAGAGGAACCTCCTAAGGAGGGTCTACCTGAGGCCTAG